Proteins from a single region of Phycisphaerae bacterium:
- a CDS encoding alkaline phosphatase family protein has translation MIGVPRTFAATRTTGLAAAGPVPVRAVSSLSGCDKRSAEPDGGRGVRPGVAAVIGVAFTFVLPGLLSGCASLDVRLAESVERPPRSVVVFFPDGMDVQRMDELVAEGRLPNIRERFIENGVRVRHAFSSLPTSTYPNCSSLLTGRFPGHHQIPGNFWFDRRTMECRDYMTLGTCRTVNHHLAVPTLYDWLGDHFTVSIAHHTYRGVTESIDGAEGFFWAWALGHYRMADSRVSIAMKEVIRRANRVGRWPSVVMTYYPGVDEIGHRFGTYSSRYAEALINVDRIVGEITALLEKSGLTESTYCILMADHGMVPARQSIDVLDWMGRVRKVRIRRRSIEATAYVDRWEQMLNYDAVGGVDAGRVAMVHLRGRRGWGHRPAPQEVLDFANAQPPLYELPAIQMVFLRDGPNRVRALSKNGTLAVERRLAGNEKQYRLSVYEGDPLEYLGEASLAEFVRAGWHSSGDWLAATATSRFPDFVPQVVEMFDSPRTGDMVIMSADDWLLYRRGEVAGHGSCLARDMRIPLFFAGPDLPKGGRIDHARLVDIAPTILGLLGESRRLEGVSDIDGINLADELRRAAAP, from the coding sequence ATGATCGGTGTACCTCGAACATTCGCGGCGACTCGGACAACCGGGCTTGCGGCTGCAGGGCCGGTTCCAGTTCGAGCCGTCTCAAGCCTCTCCGGTTGCGACAAGCGTTCCGCTGAGCCGGACGGTGGTCGTGGCGTTCGCCCTGGGGTTGCGGCGGTTATCGGGGTTGCCTTCACGTTTGTGCTGCCGGGATTGCTGTCAGGCTGCGCTTCCCTGGATGTACGGCTTGCAGAGTCGGTCGAACGTCCGCCGCGGTCCGTCGTCGTTTTTTTCCCTGACGGCATGGACGTGCAGCGTATGGACGAACTTGTTGCCGAGGGGCGACTACCCAACATTCGTGAGCGGTTCATCGAGAACGGCGTCCGGGTGCGGCATGCATTCAGCAGCCTGCCCACAAGCACCTATCCCAACTGCTCATCACTGTTGACTGGTCGATTCCCAGGCCATCACCAGATTCCGGGTAATTTCTGGTTTGACCGGCGAACGATGGAGTGCCGGGACTACATGACGCTCGGGACCTGCCGCACGGTCAACCATCATCTGGCGGTGCCGACGTTGTATGACTGGCTAGGCGATCATTTTACCGTCAGTATCGCCCACCACACCTACCGGGGCGTGACGGAGTCGATCGACGGAGCGGAGGGCTTCTTCTGGGCATGGGCCCTGGGCCACTACAGGATGGCGGATTCCCGGGTGAGCATCGCGATGAAGGAAGTGATTCGCAGGGCCAATCGCGTCGGGCGATGGCCGTCGGTGGTCATGACTTATTACCCGGGTGTTGACGAGATTGGCCATCGGTTCGGTACGTACTCGTCCCGCTACGCGGAGGCCCTCATCAATGTCGATCGCATCGTGGGTGAGATCACCGCTCTGCTGGAGAAATCGGGACTGACGGAGTCAACCTACTGCATTCTGATGGCCGACCATGGAATGGTGCCGGCCAGGCAATCGATCGATGTTCTCGACTGGATGGGCAGGGTACGAAAGGTACGCATTCGGCGGCGTTCGATTGAGGCGACGGCGTACGTCGATCGATGGGAGCAGATGTTGAACTACGACGCCGTCGGAGGGGTCGATGCGGGTCGTGTCGCAATGGTCCACCTGCGCGGTCGGCGCGGGTGGGGCCATCGACCCGCGCCGCAGGAGGTGCTGGATTTCGCCAACGCGCAGCCGCCTTTGTATGAACTGCCGGCGATCCAGATGGTGTTTTTGCGCGACGGCCCGAACCGGGTGCGAGCCTTGTCGAAAAACGGCACGTTGGCAGTGGAGCGACGATTAGCGGGGAATGAAAAGCAGTACCGGTTGAGCGTGTATGAGGGGGATCCGCTCGAGTATCTGGGCGAGGCATCTCTTGCCGAGTTTGTCCGGGCGGGATGGCATTCTTCTGGCGATTGGCTGGCGGCCACGGCCACGTCGCGATTCCCGGACTTCGTTCCGCAAGTGGTGGAGATGTTCGACTCGCCGCGAACCGGCGACATGGTGATCATGTCGGCTGACGACTGGTTGTTGTACCGGCGCGGGGAGGTGGCGGGTCACGGTTCGTGCCTGGCCCGGGACATGCGAATTCCGCTCTTCTTTGCCGGCCCGGATCTGCCCAAAGGCGGCCGGATCGACCATGCGCGTCTGGTTGATATAGCGCCGACCATTCTTGGATTGCTGGGTGAATCCCGGCGTCTGGAAGGCGTTTCGGACATCGACGGAATCAATCTGGCCGATGAATTGCGCCGAGCCGCCGCGCCGTAG